The genomic segment GAGCCACCCCCAGTGAAAAAACCAGTTTCTGAGCCTGAAGAAGCCAAAGCGGTAGCGGCAATTGATAACAAAGTAGTACCGATAAAAAGAGAGTTTTTTGAGCCGAAATTTGATGATTTAGCATGGCCACTAGTCAATTTAAATGCATTGGAAAGTGTGCCGAACAATACTCCCTTGGTTGCGCGTAAGCATGTGCACTTTGCGATTGAGCCAGAAGAAGTTAGCTTGAGTGTGGGCCAAGCGAATCAAATTGAGCAAATTTACATAAATGGCCAGGCGTTAGATAGTGATGAGTGGCAAAGTAACCCATTAAAAATCAAAGTGCCCAGTGACTGGTTTCGTTCTGGAGATAACGTGATTGCCTTGGTGTCTTTGCAAGAGTGGGACAATACACGTTTTATCGGTAAGTCAGGTCGCTTTAATTTAAGCATTGACCAATTTAATCTAGAGCTATCGAACAATTGGAGTGTGTTTCATTCTGGACTTGAAAGTTTATGATGTAAATTTGACACCAATTCCATTAAATAATTAACCACTCTGTGAAAATTTAATGGAATTGGTATGAGGCTTAAATTTGGCCCTTTTAAGCACGATATTTTCCTGAATTGAAAATAATTTAACCCCTTTTCAGTGGCTCGCGCGTTACTTCTTTAAATCACAGGAGAATAACGATGCACACAACTATTGATTTAGCTTCAAGGCCCGCTTTGTACTTTAATGGTCAAGCGATAGTCCGCACGACAGGTACTATACTCTTGGCCGCCTCAGTAACGTTCGGCTTGTTTGTTGCCATGCAAAAACTGATCGAAAACAACCAAAGTTCAACAACACCAGAACCCGCATTACCAATCATTACTTTGTTTCAAAATATAGACGATAGCAAAGTGGTGGAGAAGCCAAAGCCTTTGCCTAAGCCCAAGCCTATACCGATCCCTAAGGAACAAGTTAAGCCGCAAGAAGAGGCGCCAGACAAATCGGTTTTGCTCTCGAAGTATGTTCCCGATATCACCATTGCTAGCCCGTCAGACCCAATTGGAACACAAATTACCTTGAATGAAGGCGAGGCGAGACCTGTGGTACGAATTGAGCCCAAATACCCTGCACAAGCAGCTAGGGATGGGATTGAGGGCTGGGTTAAGCTGAAGTTCTCTATCGGTACAAGAGGCCAAGTTTTGAATATTGATGTGCTTGAAGCACAGCCCAAGCGCACATTTGACCGTGAAGCTAAGCGGGCTTTGGGAAAATGGAAATACAAACCACAAGTTGTAGGCGGAAAACCTCAGCAGCAAGATGGCATTACTGTCGTTTTAGATTTCAAGCTATCCCAGTAAATTAGGATCTGGCATAGTGGACTCACATCGTTGGCATGGAAAGTACACCTGAAAAGGGGAAGCGATTGACGATAAACATGATGGTAAAATCTTGGTTTACTCTATCAAGCACTAATGAAAGCTTGATGACGCGCTATTCGCATTCTGGTGATCAGGCGCTCTTAGTAAAATTATATGATGCTTGTGGTGATGATTTGTACCATTTTTTATTGACCTTATCTGATAGCTCACTGGCAAAAGATATTTGCCAGAAAACGTGGCTTAAAGTAATGGAAAAAAGGCATATGTACCAAGATTCAGGATTGTTTAAAGCGTGGTTATTTACACTTGCGCGCAATCTGTTGATGGATGAATATCGTGCTGTTCAACGCCTATCGTCAATAGATAATGTACATGATCTCCCGGGAGAGACGCTTGACATGAGTGGTTCGATCTTAGGTGTTTTTGACAAGGCCTTGATGTCTTTGCCTTTTGCGCAGCGCGAAGCTTTTTGTTTGCAGCAGGAAGGGTTTAGTTTAAAAGAGATAGCGCAGATCACACATAGTGAACACGAAACAATTAAAAGCCGTCTTCGTTATGCTAAAGCAACGTTGCAAGTGTTACTGAAGGATTTTGCTGGAGATGCATATGTCTGAGCGCAATGATTGGGAGAACGACCCGAAAAACGATCAAGCGACTGAGTCAATTAATCGTTTGTATCAGCAGCGTAAAGCCCAGTTTAAAGCACCACCGGGTATCAAGCGCATAATGTTAAGTTCACATGATTCCCGCCATTGTGTGAATCAACTTGGTCGACGAATGGGGCACATTGCGCTTGCCGCTAGCACGTTCTTATTAATACTGATTACGTTTTGGCATCATATTGTATGGGAGGGTTCGTCTGAAGAGTTTGCTCAAGCGAGTTATACGCAAGTGACACTGCACTCTTTAGCAAATCACAAACAATCGGAAGTCATTTCAGAACGATTTGCTCAGCACTATGCTGATTATTTGGCGCAGCGGGAGCTCTTGGTTATGCATCATCAAAAACACGCAGTACTCGCCCAATTGAATAACGGTTGGCAGCTTAAAACTTGCGATGCACAGATTGTCAAAGTGGCACAAGATTTAATTGATGCACTGCGCAGTATTCATCAAATAGAAGGGCACTTTAGTCGAGGGGATTTAGTTGCCGTGAGGTTTGACAAGAATGGCATCATTTTGGGGATAGAGCACAGCGAGCAATATCAGCATTGCTAATTTATATATTCGCTTTATCAACTTTTCATTGAAAGTCTTTATCTGTCTAGCTAGTTTTTGAATGTAAGCACAGCAGATACCATTTCATCACTGTCGGTAACAAACTTGTGTAAGCTATAAAAAAGCACGGGTGTTGTTACTAAAGCCAACGAACGTGATGAAATTCAATGGATAACGCAATGCTCACTCTTATCGTAAAATTTTTAGTCAAACCAGATCAATTAGCGGTCTTTAGGCAGGCGCTTAATAGCAACAGGTTAGGTTCACAAAGTGAGCCTGGCATGCGCGAAATGCGCTTTTTTGAGGATAAGGATTCACCTAACAGCATTTTTGCTTATGAGCGATGGGAGAATGCCCAAGCCCATCAAGCGCATATTAATCAGCCGTATGCGCAGACCTTATTGCAACTTGCTGAGAACGCTTTGTTATCCCCTATTGAGGTGATGACATTACAAGATACGAAGCCAGCCCCTTTGCATGAAAATAACCCCAAGCAAGTGCAAGCCGAAGACGATGTATTTAGCCTCTTTTTTATATTCAAAATCAAAGAGGGGTATAAAGAACTGCTATTGCAACAATTTACGGCCCACGTGGCCCAAACGCGTAGTGAAGAGCCAGGAAACATCGTATTTGACTTGTACACCATAGACGGGAAAGACGACACGCTGGTGATTTACGAGCATTGGCGTAAAGAGTCTGACCTGTGGGATATCCATTTCAAACAGCCCTATGCGATTGAAACAAGTAAGCTGTTAGAGCAGGCTATTGTGGGTGATATGAAACAATATATGAATGTCGTCAACGAGTTTTAATTCGCTCAATAACCTAGATTACTGCGAACTTTTTGTGTGTCATCCTGAGTGACTTCCTATTGGCCATAATTGCGTGTAATGACGCTTTATGGTCTTTTTTTTTTGCCAGTTCCCTCTAAGCTCTTATTGGACTACAGGACTGACCTCTGATATAAATCTGTTACGGGGAAGTGAGTTAGGTGTCTGCACTGGGTGGACTGCGGCTCATTCAACACCGAAAAAATGAATAGGGATATTATGCTACCACTCACACGAATTTTCTGTGTTTTTTTCATTTTGGGCGCAGTGAACGCTCATGGGCAAGACACGGCACCAAGCCAAGAATCAAACCAAGCATCGAGCCAAGACAGTAGTCAGACACAAGCATCAATCGAACAAACACAACAAGAAAAAGAACAGCAGGAATATATGCTGTGGGCCAATGCCTTGTGGGAATCAATGACACCGCAAACCGGCAATATTGCACTATCTGGGGATGTCGCAGAATTAAACGTCCCTGATAATTTTTATTATTTGAATGCGCAAGACTCCCGCAAAGTGTTGGAAGACATTTGGGGCAACCCACCAGGCAGTGCAGATGGAATGTTAGGCATGTTGTTTCCTGCGGGGGCGACTCCGTTTGAGGGCGATTCATGGGGTGTCACCATTGAGTATCAACAAGATGGCTATGTGACAGATGAAGACGCTGATGAGATAAATTATGATGACTTATTGGCGCAGATGCAGGAAGACACGCAGCTAAGCAGTGAAGAGCGCGTAACCCAAGGGTATGAGGCGATTTCACTTATCGGTTGGGCGGCTGAGCCATATTATGATCAGGCCTCAAATAAATTGCACTGGGCAAAAGAACTAAAATTCGGTGACGCTCCAGTTAATACTCTGAACTACAATATTCGCGTACTCGGTCGCAAAGGGGTGTTAGTGCTGAACTTTATTGCAGGCATGGACCAACTCCCATTGATTAATCAAAACCTAGACACGGTTTTGACCATGGCTGATTTTAAAGAAGGCTCTAAATACGCTGACTTTAATCCTGAAATTGATGACGTAGCGGCTTATGGAATTGGTGCCTTGGTCGCGGGTAAAGTGCTGGCAAAAACGGGGTTAATAGCAGCGGCCTTAGTGTTTTTAAAGAAGTTTGGCGTGATTATTGTGCTTGCGCTGGGCGCATTTGCACGCAGACTTTATAAAGGGCGAAAAAGCAAAGTTCAAGAAAGCAAAGCCGAAGAAAGCACAGAATAGTCGCTTCTTTCGATTGGTACGAAAACGCTGCCCTCAGGCAGCGTTTTTTTAAGTATCACTGGCTTTTCGCGCTCATTCTATTTCGTTAAGAATATCGCATTAAGAAAAAGACACGTGATACTCAGTGACAGAGTGGTGCGCTTCATCGGCTTTAAGCGTTGCACTTGGAAAACTAGGTTGGTTTGGTGAATCAGGGTAAAACTGGCTTTCAAAACAATATGCATGTTTTCCTTGGTACTCAGTAGCGCCTTTACCTATCGGCTTAGGCCCCACGTAATTTGCAGTGTACAATTGCATACCTGGCATAGTGGTCAATACACTGAGCGTCCTGCCACTGGCAGTATCTACCGCTTTAGCAACTAATTCTGGCGATTCCATATCGTTATGATAGGCGTCTAAACACCAGTTGTGATCAAAGCCATTCCCTAATTTAATTTGCGCATGGCTAGATTGCAGCGGCCCACTAAGCGTTGTAAGTTCACGTAGATCAAAGGGTGAGTCTGCTACATCAACTCGCTCTCCTAACGGAATCGCATTTTCATCTGTTGGCGTATAGCGGCTGGCTAAAATTTGCACCTGATGATTTTCCACGGAGCCACTGTCGTGGCCAGCTAGATTAAAGTAAGTGTGCTGGGTAGGATTAAAAACCGTATCTTGGGTGGAATGTGCCTGATAACTAATTTTTAATCCTGATGGCGCTAATGTATAGGTAACGTTGACCGTCAGTCGTCCAGGAAAACCTTGGTCACCGTCTTCACTCACCAAGGTTAATTTCAAAGACGGGTGTGTGACGTCGTCAAGCTCTTGTACTTGCCAAACTCGGCGATTAAAACCGTCGCCGCCACCGTGTAAGCAATTTCCTGCCTGATTGACATCGACTTGGTGGTTCACATCATTAAGAGTAAATTGACCTTTTGCAATGCGGTTGGCATAACGCCCAACCACTGCGCCTAAATAGGCTTGGTCAGCAATATAATCCTCAAGTGTGTCAAAGCCTAATACGATATCCACTTTTGCTTGGCTGTCGCTGTTCTCTGAGCTATTAACAGCGGGCACTAACCAGCGACGAATAATACCGCCTAAGTCCAGAATATCTACTTGCATGCCATGCTCATTGCTTAGTGAGTATTCCATGACTTTTTGACCATTTACGAGGGTGCCAAATAAACGTTTAGTGATCATTTGGAATACCCTAACGTGCTTTGTACTGCGTTTTCCCAGCCTGAGATAAGCTTTCTGCGTTGCGATGACGCCATGCTCGCTTCAAAACTGCTTTCTACCTCATTCATACTGGCTAACTGCTCGCATGATTGGTAGATACCCGCCTTTAGCCCAGCGAGGTATGCCGCTCCTAAAGCGGTGGTTTCCATTATCTTGGGTCGCTCAACGGTGACATCGAGAATACCCGCTAGAAATTGACATAACCAATTATTGCCCACCATACCGCCATCTACGCGGATTTTATCCAAAGATACGCCGTCTTCGGCCATAGCGTGAAGTAAGTCAGATGTTTGATAGCACACTGATTCAAGTGCTGCGCGAACGAAATGCGCATTTGTGGTGCCACGGGTAAGACCGAAAACGGCACCGCGCGCGTCGGGCGCCCAGTGCGGTGCACCTAAACCAGCAAAGGCCGGCACCATATATACACCGTGCTCATCATCTAAAGATTTGGCCAAGTCTTCGGTTTCTGATGCACTTTTGATGACGCCTAATCCATCGCGGAGCCATTGAATGGCAGCGCCAGCGATAAAAATTGAGCCTTCAAGCGCATAGTGTGTTT from the Paraglaciecola mesophila genome contains:
- a CDS encoding aldose epimerase family protein, with the protein product MITKRLFGTLVNGQKVMEYSLSNEHGMQVDILDLGGIIRRWLVPAVNSSENSDSQAKVDIVLGFDTLEDYIADQAYLGAVVGRYANRIAKGQFTLNDVNHQVDVNQAGNCLHGGGDGFNRRVWQVQELDDVTHPSLKLTLVSEDGDQGFPGRLTVNVTYTLAPSGLKISYQAHSTQDTVFNPTQHTYFNLAGHDSGSVENHQVQILASRYTPTDENAIPLGERVDVADSPFDLRELTTLSGPLQSSHAQIKLGNGFDHNWCLDAYHNDMESPELVAKAVDTASGRTLSVLTTMPGMQLYTANYVGPKPIGKGATEYQGKHAYCFESQFYPDSPNQPSFPSATLKADEAHHSVTEYHVSFS
- a CDS encoding energy transducer TonB; translated protein: MHTTIDLASRPALYFNGQAIVRTTGTILLAASVTFGLFVAMQKLIENNQSSTTPEPALPIITLFQNIDDSKVVEKPKPLPKPKPIPIPKEQVKPQEEAPDKSVLLSKYVPDITIASPSDPIGTQITLNEGEARPVVRIEPKYPAQAARDGIEGWVKLKFSIGTRGQVLNIDVLEAQPKRTFDREAKRALGKWKYKPQVVGGKPQQQDGITVVLDFKLSQ
- a CDS encoding DUF2167 domain-containing protein, which translates into the protein MLPLTRIFCVFFILGAVNAHGQDTAPSQESNQASSQDSSQTQASIEQTQQEKEQQEYMLWANALWESMTPQTGNIALSGDVAELNVPDNFYYLNAQDSRKVLEDIWGNPPGSADGMLGMLFPAGATPFEGDSWGVTIEYQQDGYVTDEDADEINYDDLLAQMQEDTQLSSEERVTQGYEAISLIGWAAEPYYDQASNKLHWAKELKFGDAPVNTLNYNIRVLGRKGVLVLNFIAGMDQLPLINQNLDTVLTMADFKEGSKYADFNPEIDDVAAYGIGALVAGKVLAKTGLIAAALVFLKKFGVIIVLALGAFARRLYKGRKSKVQESKAEESTE
- a CDS encoding sigma-70 family RNA polymerase sigma factor, with translation MMVKSWFTLSSTNESLMTRYSHSGDQALLVKLYDACGDDLYHFLLTLSDSSLAKDICQKTWLKVMEKRHMYQDSGLFKAWLFTLARNLLMDEYRAVQRLSSIDNVHDLPGETLDMSGSILGVFDKALMSLPFAQREAFCLQQEGFSLKEIAQITHSEHETIKSRLRYAKATLQVLLKDFAGDAYV
- a CDS encoding putative quinol monooxygenase yields the protein MDNAMLTLIVKFLVKPDQLAVFRQALNSNRLGSQSEPGMREMRFFEDKDSPNSIFAYERWENAQAHQAHINQPYAQTLLQLAENALLSPIEVMTLQDTKPAPLHENNPKQVQAEDDVFSLFFIFKIKEGYKELLLQQFTAHVAQTRSEEPGNIVFDLYTIDGKDDTLVIYEHWRKESDLWDIHFKQPYAIETSKLLEQAIVGDMKQYMNVVNEF